The Temnothorax longispinosus isolate EJ_2023e chromosome 4, Tlon_JGU_v1, whole genome shotgun sequence genome has a window encoding:
- the Neurl4 gene encoding neuralized-like protein 4 isoform X2: MFHRRCGHRVTLSNNNCTATRNFSEYNNGLVFSAEPLQDDELFEVTIDKKIISWSGSIEIGVTKCDPETLEIPSCVINLRHGSWIMTGSGIVHDGDRIVEIYGMDLTDLEEGNTLGVMRTSNHELVFHINGVSQGVAVSSIPERIFAVVDMYGDCVQVSVAHPRLAALCNVPKDEVEINNDYAVGETSSSSTTNLVANLNVNLSVNVNVNLPKNPTPAAIREDRLRFHERVGSLVKLSNNARTAERRRPLDEFNNGVVMTHRPLRDNELFEIRIDRLVYKWSGSIEVGVTTHSPTALEFPATMTNMRSGTTMMSGCGILTNGKGTQREYGEFNLDELREGDRVGMIRQSNGDLHYLINGLNQGVAAKVPAGVWGVIDLYGMTVKVTIVDRDEREEQNLVTRRNTLQLQGLDSEAGEEELPDRLMFHPCCGTHADVINNGRTAHRPNAIDDFNNGVVLTSRPLKPNELFEVRLDKIVTKWAGSIEIGVTTHSPTELEFPFTMTNVRSGTWMMTGNGVMHNGTTMIDQYGQNLDRLQIGDRVGVMRKDNATLHFYVNGADQGVAAMNVPERVYGVIDLYGQAAQATIVDNVDFYSPTTNNSSFSNTTLYSDLRFHHVHGKNARITNNGLTASRPRALGEFNEAIVIANRALRDGEMFEVTIDKMVARWSGAIEAGVTVIRPDELEFPSTMTDIDHDTWMLSGSTVMRDGVTLRNNYSCDLDKLMEGNRIGMMRCSDSSLHYFLDGVDQGPACTGLPPNVYPVIDLYGQCAQVTIVLPERRDPLTQQYLPSENSISQQPTSVIQPQVQTEILHKFHESVGLNIQLNNDRTVATRCREYNNAVLLSEAALENNELFEIAIQEVAREWSGCLRIGVLSNETGNWLTSMNLVPGMTSIPSDAWYLTGNEVRHMGFALASNYCTSLDWLRVGDKIGVKRTHEGNLKFYVNGEDMGVAASDVPEMVYAVIELFGSTVAVNITSSRQQNPAISPNASLRLQDSLELLLDPMPPRNDAGMDTSIDVSEGKLINETTLTPTQTAATGLTTSDGDWSYEFHENHGRNIQLETKTVAKRVASYNQGVVMSSRPLIKGKPFQVRIEKLNERWVSNILCGVSCISPEKQTSFPLTALGFKRHSWIICSDWIFHNGTRVKTKYGAGLENLQFNSIVGLLIDEDSRLHLFINNVDQGVAATDLPPYVFAVIDLYGQCEQVSIAGVNEEPSYSNVAIDNALAAPIECASVETEDVENSREKADLECHEKENAMATTSSDLSPSSTSPSVPSQCSSNARDGNLEAEYSSFGNNNSANVAKNSVGIKATSSIDSNNSDSGSELSNERSVWTKAYLDNVVLPTLNKQPENNSSESNLDAENRALCTNVEINNATNINIQKGMVASASNMTSLNAAITAANANNAINESIASNSQVNIVSSTQQNNLSDLPNNVCAGFHESRPYATSRDNIRDNSFNGNIPPSQNMTANQRDVPYNASSVPFMPSSLPSTPLGSTVVASSRKCDYLKVCMQLKKSLVLPDEFFSTDEILCYCSVCYKVDGDNTICKKGEPPAEFAIPVGWARFPLKQSINANQIPQSTMDKWHVAFYGIRLDAIRLILDRGELMTKEQLDLSNLTAGTKSEDQNPQVSFSPSIKYAASDEFTRKYPYIDMQSNKKLNASTAFQLLVRPGSYTISPGDKDSTDLHCESSKWATKEAGATVIVALLVHLDGF; encoded by the exons ATGTTCCACCGGCGATGCGGCCACCGTGTCACCCTCAGCAACAACAACTGCACCGCCACGCGCAATTTCTCCGAGTACAATAACGGCCTGGTGTTCAGCGCCGAGCCGCTCCAGGACGACGAGCTCTTCGAAGTCACCATCGACAAGAAG ATCATATCGTGGAGCGGCAGCATAGAAATTGGAGTAACGAAATGCGATCCCGAGACCCTGGAGATACCATCCTGTGTCATAAACCTCCGTCACGGATCTTGGATTATGACCGGCTCCGGCATAGTTCACGACGGCGACCGCATCGTGGAGATATATGGGATGGATCTTACTGATCTGGAGGAGGGGAACACTTTGGGGGTCATGCGGACGTCCAAT CACGAGCTGGTATTCCACATCAACGGTGTTTCGCAAGGCGTTGCGGTCAGCAGCATTCCGGAGCGTATCTTTGCCGTTGTAGATATGTACGGTGATTGCGTACAGGTCAGCGTTGCTCACCCGAGACTTGCCGCTTTGTGCAACGTGCCGAAAGACGAAGTCGAGATTAATAATGACTACGCTGTGGGGGAGACCTCTAGTTCCTCGACAACAAATCTAGTCGCTAACTTAAACGTTAATCTAAGTGTCAATGTAAACGTTAATTTACCGAAGAATCCAACTCCCGCCGCGATAAGGGAGGACAGGTTGAGGTTTCACGAGAGAGTTGGCTCGTTGGTGAAGCTCTCGAACAACGCCAGGACCGCCGAGAGGCGGAGGCCGCTCGACGAGTTTAACAACGGTGTCGTAATGACTCACAGGCCGCTGCGAGATAATGAATTATTTGAG ATACGAATAGATAGGCTAGTATACAAGTGGTCGGGAAGTATAGAGGTCGGCGTTACCACTCACAGTCCTACGGCACTGGAGTTTCCAGCGACGATGACCAATATGCGTTCAGGTACAACGATGATGTCCGGCTGTGGTATTCTAACAAACGGCAAAGGTACGCAACGAGAATACGGCGAATTCAACTTGGACGAATTGCGG GAAGGGGACCGTGTGGGAATGATTAGGCAAAGTAACGGAGATCTTCACTACTTAATCAATGGCCTGAATCAGGGTGTCGCTGCTAAAGTACCGGCGGGCGTATGGGGTGTGATAGATCTGTATGGAATGACCGTGAAAGTAACCATTGTCGATCGCGACGAGAGAGAAGAGCAGAATCTAGTCACTAGGAGAAACACATTGCAGCTACAAGGTCTAGACAGCGAAG CTGGTGAAGAGGAGCTACCTGATAGACTGATGTTCCATCCCTGTTGTGGGACACACGCTGACGTAATCAACAACGGACGTACAGCGCATAGGCCCAA TGCTATAGACGATTTCAATAACGGCGTGGTATTGACGTCGAGGCCATTGAAGCCGAATGAGTTGTTCGAAGTCAGACTGGACAAAATTGTCACTAAATGGGCCGGTTCTATCGAGATAGGAGTCACCACGCATTCCCCGACGGAACTGGAATTCCCGTTTACCATGACAAATGTCAG ATCTGGCACGTGGATGATGACGGGCAACGGCGTGATGCACAACGGTACCACCATGATAGATCAATACGGTCAGAATCTGGACCGTCTGCAGATCGGCGATCGCGTAGGCGTGATGAGGAAGGACAACGCGACGCTACATTTTTACGTGAATGGCGCCGATCAAGGTGTAGCTGCGATGAACGTGCCCGAGAGGGTCTACGGGGTGATTGATCTCTACGGGCAGGCCGCCCAAGCCACTATAGTCGACAACGTGGACTTTTACAGTCCGACCACAAATAATTCGAGCTTTAGCAATACGACGTTATATAG CGATCTAAGGTTTCATCATGTACACGGTAAAAACGCGCGGATTACGAACAACGGTTTAACGGCGTCCAGGCCGCGAGCCCTGGGTGAATTCAACGAAGCTATTGTGATTGCGAATCGCGCGCTACGCGATGGCGAAATGTTCGAGGTGACGATAGATAAAATGGTTGCCAGATGGTCCGGTGCTATAGAAGCAG GGGTCACTGTGATTAGACCTGATGAATTAGAGTTTCCGTCTACGATGACAGACATCGATCACGATACGTGGATGCTGTCCGGGTCGACAGTGATGCGTGACGGTGTGACGTTGCGTAACAACTATAGCTGCGATTTGGATAAATTGATGGAAGGTAATCGGATCGGAATGATGCGGTGCTCGGATTCCTccttacattattttttggaCGGAGTGGACCAAGGTCCCGCCTGTACTGGTTTACCGCCGAACGTTTACCCAGTGATCGACTTGTATGGTCAATGCGCACAG GTGACGATCGTGTTGCCCGAGCGGAGGGACCCTTTGACGCAGCAATACTTGCCATCAGAGAACAGTATTAGTCAACAGCCGACTTCGGTAATTCAGCCTCAGGTGCAAACTGAGATTCTACACAAGTTCCACGAGTCGGTCGGGCTGAACATTCAACTGAACAACGACAGAACAGTGGCGACCAGGTGTAGGGAATACAATAATGCTGTCTTGTTGAGCGAGGCAGCGCTGGAGAATAACGAGCTGTTCGAGATCGCCATTCAGGAAGTGGCGCGTGAGTGGAGCGGTTGCCTGAGAATAGGTGTCCTGAGTAACGAGACGGGCAATTGGTTGACGTCGATGAATCTCGTACCTGGTATGACGTCCATTCCGAGCGACGCTTGGTACTTGACGGGTAACGAGGTGAGACACATGGGTTTCGCGCTCGCCTCGAACTACTGTACGAGCCTGGATTGGTTGCGGGTGGGCGACAAGATCGGTGTAAAGCGCACGCACGAGGGCAACCTGAAGTTCTACGTAAACGGCGAGGACATGGGCGTGGCGGCGTCCGACGTGCCGGAGATGGTGTACGCGGTGATCGAGCTCTTCGGCAGCACCGTGGCCGTGAACATCACTAGCAGCAGGCAGCAGAATCCCGCCATATCCCCTAACGCTAGTTTGAGACTGCAAGACTCGCTGGAACTCCTGCTGGATCCAATGCCGCCGAGAAACGACGCGGGAATGGACACGTCCATCGATGTGTCCGAAGGGAAACTGATTAACGAGACGACGCTCACGCCGACGCAAACCGCCGCCACCGGTTTAACCACCAGCGACGGAGATTGGAGCTACGAATTCCACGAGAATCACGGCAGGAACATTCAGCTTGAGACGAAGACGGTCGCCAAGCGAGTGGCCAGTTACAATCAGGGCGTAGTGATGTCCAGTCGTCCGCTGATAAAGGGTAAACCGTTCCAAGTTAGAATAGAGAAGCTAAACGAACGTTGGGTATCGAATATCCTTTGTGGCGTTTCTTGCATATCGCCGGAGAAGCAGACCAGCTTCCCGTTAACGGCGCTCGGCTTTAAGAGGCACTCTTGGATCATCTGCAGCGATTGGATATTCCACAACGGCACGAGGGTGAAGACGAAATACGGCGCCGGCTTGGAGAACCTTCAGTTCAACTCTATCGTGGGCTTGCTGATCGACGAGGACAGTCGGTTACACTTGTTCATCAACAACGTGGATCAGGGAGTGGCCGCGACCGATCTACCGCCGTACGTTTTCGCCGTGATCGATCTGTACGGGCAGTGCGAGCAAGTGTCCATTGCGGGAGTCAATGAGGAGCCTTCCTACTCGAATGTCGCAATTGACAATGCCCTCGCGGCTCCTATCGAATGCGCGAGCGTGGAAACGGAGGATGTGGAGAATTCGCGCGAGAAAGCCGACCTGGAGTGTCACGAGAAGGAGAACGCAATGGCGACTACCTCGTCGGATCTCTCGCCGTCTTCGACATCGCCGAGTGTGCCGAGTCAATGCAGCTCGAACGCCAGGGACGGCAACCTCGAGGCCGAGTACTCATCCttcggtaataataatagcgcTAATGTGGCGAAAAATAGCGTAGGCATTAAAGCGACATCGAGTATCGACAGTAACAACTCGGACTCGGGCTCGGAGCTCAGCAACGAGCGAAGTGTATGGACCAAGGCGTACCTGGACAACGTTGTGCTGCCAACGTTGAACAAGCAGCCCGAGAACAATTCGAGCGAGTCGAATCTCGACGCGGAGAATCGCGCCCTATGTACAAACGTAGAGATAAACAACGCGACTAACATTAACATACAGAAAGGCATGGTCGCCAGCGCGAGTAACATGACCAGCTTGAACGCGGCGATCACCGCGGCGAACGCCAACAACGCGATTAACGAAAGCATAGCGTCCAATAGTCAAGTCAATATTGTAAGCAGCACGCAGCAGAACAATTTGTCGGATCTTCCCAACAACGTTTGCGCCGGCTTCCACGAGTCGCGGCCCTACGCGACGAGTCGGGACAACATCCGGGACAATTCCTTCAACGGGAACATACCTCCGAGCCAGAACATGACGGCCAATCAACGGGATGTGCCATACAACGCGTCCTCGGTACCATTTATGCCGTCGTCGTTACCGTCCACTCCACTCGGGTCCaccgtcgtcgcgtcgtccaGGAAGTGTGACTATCTGAAGGTGTGCATGCAGCTGAAGAAATCACTCGTTCTGCCAGACGAGTTTTTCTCCACTGACGAGATACTGTGCTACTGCAGCGTGTGCTACAAAGTGGACGGTGACAATACGATCTGCAAGAAGGGTGAGCCGCCGGCGGAATTCGCGATACCGGTCGGCTGGGCCAGGTTCCCACTGAAGCAGAGCATCAATGCCAATCAGATCCCACAGAGCACGATGGACAAGTGGCACGTTGCGTTTTATGGCATACGTCTGGACGCGATAAG ATTGATCCTGGATAGAGGAGAGCTAATGACCAAAGAGCAACTGGACCTGAGTAACTTGACAGCGGGCACAAAGAGCGAGGATCAGAATCCCCAAGTGTCGTTTTCGCCTAGCATCAAATATGCAGCGTCCGACGAATTCACGAGAAAGTACCC ATATATCGATATGCAGTCGAATAAGAAACTGAACGCATCGACCGCGTTCCAATTGCTAGTGAGACCCGGCTCGTATACGATCAGTCCCGGCGACAAGGACAGTACCGATCTGCATTGCGAGTCCAGCAAGTGGGCCACCAAGGAAGCCGGAGCCACGGTGATCGTCGCTCTGCTCGTTCACCTGGACGGATTTTAA
- the Neurl4 gene encoding neuralized-like protein 4 isoform X1 has translation MFHRRCGHRVTLSNNNCTATRNFSEYNNGLVFSAEPLQDDELFEVTIDKKIISWSGSIEIGVTKCDPETLEIPSCVINLRHGSWIMTGSGIVHDGDRIVEIYGMDLTDLEEGNTLGVMRTSNHELVFHINGVSQGVAVSSIPERIFAVVDMYGDCVQVSVAHPRLAALCNVPKDEVEINNDYAVGETSSSSTTNLVANLNVNLSVNVNVNLPKNPTPAAIREDRLRFHERVGSLVKLSNNARTAERRRPLDEFNNGVVMTHRPLRDNELFEIRIDRLVYKWSGSIEVGVTTHSPTALEFPATMTNMRSGTTMMSGCGILTNGKGTQREYGEFNLDELREGDRVGMIRQSNGDLHYLINGLNQGVAAKVPAGVWGVIDLYGMTVKVTIVDRDEREEQNLVTRRNTLQLQGLDSEEAGEEELPDRLMFHPCCGTHADVINNGRTAHRPNAIDDFNNGVVLTSRPLKPNELFEVRLDKIVTKWAGSIEIGVTTHSPTELEFPFTMTNVRSGTWMMTGNGVMHNGTTMIDQYGQNLDRLQIGDRVGVMRKDNATLHFYVNGADQGVAAMNVPERVYGVIDLYGQAAQATIVDNVDFYSPTTNNSSFSNTTLYSDLRFHHVHGKNARITNNGLTASRPRALGEFNEAIVIANRALRDGEMFEVTIDKMVARWSGAIEAGVTVIRPDELEFPSTMTDIDHDTWMLSGSTVMRDGVTLRNNYSCDLDKLMEGNRIGMMRCSDSSLHYFLDGVDQGPACTGLPPNVYPVIDLYGQCAQVTIVLPERRDPLTQQYLPSENSISQQPTSVIQPQVQTEILHKFHESVGLNIQLNNDRTVATRCREYNNAVLLSEAALENNELFEIAIQEVAREWSGCLRIGVLSNETGNWLTSMNLVPGMTSIPSDAWYLTGNEVRHMGFALASNYCTSLDWLRVGDKIGVKRTHEGNLKFYVNGEDMGVAASDVPEMVYAVIELFGSTVAVNITSSRQQNPAISPNASLRLQDSLELLLDPMPPRNDAGMDTSIDVSEGKLINETTLTPTQTAATGLTTSDGDWSYEFHENHGRNIQLETKTVAKRVASYNQGVVMSSRPLIKGKPFQVRIEKLNERWVSNILCGVSCISPEKQTSFPLTALGFKRHSWIICSDWIFHNGTRVKTKYGAGLENLQFNSIVGLLIDEDSRLHLFINNVDQGVAATDLPPYVFAVIDLYGQCEQVSIAGVNEEPSYSNVAIDNALAAPIECASVETEDVENSREKADLECHEKENAMATTSSDLSPSSTSPSVPSQCSSNARDGNLEAEYSSFGNNNSANVAKNSVGIKATSSIDSNNSDSGSELSNERSVWTKAYLDNVVLPTLNKQPENNSSESNLDAENRALCTNVEINNATNINIQKGMVASASNMTSLNAAITAANANNAINESIASNSQVNIVSSTQQNNLSDLPNNVCAGFHESRPYATSRDNIRDNSFNGNIPPSQNMTANQRDVPYNASSVPFMPSSLPSTPLGSTVVASSRKCDYLKVCMQLKKSLVLPDEFFSTDEILCYCSVCYKVDGDNTICKKGEPPAEFAIPVGWARFPLKQSINANQIPQSTMDKWHVAFYGIRLDAIRLILDRGELMTKEQLDLSNLTAGTKSEDQNPQVSFSPSIKYAASDEFTRKYPYIDMQSNKKLNASTAFQLLVRPGSYTISPGDKDSTDLHCESSKWATKEAGATVIVALLVHLDGF, from the exons ATGTTCCACCGGCGATGCGGCCACCGTGTCACCCTCAGCAACAACAACTGCACCGCCACGCGCAATTTCTCCGAGTACAATAACGGCCTGGTGTTCAGCGCCGAGCCGCTCCAGGACGACGAGCTCTTCGAAGTCACCATCGACAAGAAG ATCATATCGTGGAGCGGCAGCATAGAAATTGGAGTAACGAAATGCGATCCCGAGACCCTGGAGATACCATCCTGTGTCATAAACCTCCGTCACGGATCTTGGATTATGACCGGCTCCGGCATAGTTCACGACGGCGACCGCATCGTGGAGATATATGGGATGGATCTTACTGATCTGGAGGAGGGGAACACTTTGGGGGTCATGCGGACGTCCAAT CACGAGCTGGTATTCCACATCAACGGTGTTTCGCAAGGCGTTGCGGTCAGCAGCATTCCGGAGCGTATCTTTGCCGTTGTAGATATGTACGGTGATTGCGTACAGGTCAGCGTTGCTCACCCGAGACTTGCCGCTTTGTGCAACGTGCCGAAAGACGAAGTCGAGATTAATAATGACTACGCTGTGGGGGAGACCTCTAGTTCCTCGACAACAAATCTAGTCGCTAACTTAAACGTTAATCTAAGTGTCAATGTAAACGTTAATTTACCGAAGAATCCAACTCCCGCCGCGATAAGGGAGGACAGGTTGAGGTTTCACGAGAGAGTTGGCTCGTTGGTGAAGCTCTCGAACAACGCCAGGACCGCCGAGAGGCGGAGGCCGCTCGACGAGTTTAACAACGGTGTCGTAATGACTCACAGGCCGCTGCGAGATAATGAATTATTTGAG ATACGAATAGATAGGCTAGTATACAAGTGGTCGGGAAGTATAGAGGTCGGCGTTACCACTCACAGTCCTACGGCACTGGAGTTTCCAGCGACGATGACCAATATGCGTTCAGGTACAACGATGATGTCCGGCTGTGGTATTCTAACAAACGGCAAAGGTACGCAACGAGAATACGGCGAATTCAACTTGGACGAATTGCGG GAAGGGGACCGTGTGGGAATGATTAGGCAAAGTAACGGAGATCTTCACTACTTAATCAATGGCCTGAATCAGGGTGTCGCTGCTAAAGTACCGGCGGGCGTATGGGGTGTGATAGATCTGTATGGAATGACCGTGAAAGTAACCATTGTCGATCGCGACGAGAGAGAAGAGCAGAATCTAGTCACTAGGAGAAACACATTGCAGCTACAAGGTCTAGACAGCGAAG AAGCTGGTGAAGAGGAGCTACCTGATAGACTGATGTTCCATCCCTGTTGTGGGACACACGCTGACGTAATCAACAACGGACGTACAGCGCATAGGCCCAA TGCTATAGACGATTTCAATAACGGCGTGGTATTGACGTCGAGGCCATTGAAGCCGAATGAGTTGTTCGAAGTCAGACTGGACAAAATTGTCACTAAATGGGCCGGTTCTATCGAGATAGGAGTCACCACGCATTCCCCGACGGAACTGGAATTCCCGTTTACCATGACAAATGTCAG ATCTGGCACGTGGATGATGACGGGCAACGGCGTGATGCACAACGGTACCACCATGATAGATCAATACGGTCAGAATCTGGACCGTCTGCAGATCGGCGATCGCGTAGGCGTGATGAGGAAGGACAACGCGACGCTACATTTTTACGTGAATGGCGCCGATCAAGGTGTAGCTGCGATGAACGTGCCCGAGAGGGTCTACGGGGTGATTGATCTCTACGGGCAGGCCGCCCAAGCCACTATAGTCGACAACGTGGACTTTTACAGTCCGACCACAAATAATTCGAGCTTTAGCAATACGACGTTATATAG CGATCTAAGGTTTCATCATGTACACGGTAAAAACGCGCGGATTACGAACAACGGTTTAACGGCGTCCAGGCCGCGAGCCCTGGGTGAATTCAACGAAGCTATTGTGATTGCGAATCGCGCGCTACGCGATGGCGAAATGTTCGAGGTGACGATAGATAAAATGGTTGCCAGATGGTCCGGTGCTATAGAAGCAG GGGTCACTGTGATTAGACCTGATGAATTAGAGTTTCCGTCTACGATGACAGACATCGATCACGATACGTGGATGCTGTCCGGGTCGACAGTGATGCGTGACGGTGTGACGTTGCGTAACAACTATAGCTGCGATTTGGATAAATTGATGGAAGGTAATCGGATCGGAATGATGCGGTGCTCGGATTCCTccttacattattttttggaCGGAGTGGACCAAGGTCCCGCCTGTACTGGTTTACCGCCGAACGTTTACCCAGTGATCGACTTGTATGGTCAATGCGCACAG GTGACGATCGTGTTGCCCGAGCGGAGGGACCCTTTGACGCAGCAATACTTGCCATCAGAGAACAGTATTAGTCAACAGCCGACTTCGGTAATTCAGCCTCAGGTGCAAACTGAGATTCTACACAAGTTCCACGAGTCGGTCGGGCTGAACATTCAACTGAACAACGACAGAACAGTGGCGACCAGGTGTAGGGAATACAATAATGCTGTCTTGTTGAGCGAGGCAGCGCTGGAGAATAACGAGCTGTTCGAGATCGCCATTCAGGAAGTGGCGCGTGAGTGGAGCGGTTGCCTGAGAATAGGTGTCCTGAGTAACGAGACGGGCAATTGGTTGACGTCGATGAATCTCGTACCTGGTATGACGTCCATTCCGAGCGACGCTTGGTACTTGACGGGTAACGAGGTGAGACACATGGGTTTCGCGCTCGCCTCGAACTACTGTACGAGCCTGGATTGGTTGCGGGTGGGCGACAAGATCGGTGTAAAGCGCACGCACGAGGGCAACCTGAAGTTCTACGTAAACGGCGAGGACATGGGCGTGGCGGCGTCCGACGTGCCGGAGATGGTGTACGCGGTGATCGAGCTCTTCGGCAGCACCGTGGCCGTGAACATCACTAGCAGCAGGCAGCAGAATCCCGCCATATCCCCTAACGCTAGTTTGAGACTGCAAGACTCGCTGGAACTCCTGCTGGATCCAATGCCGCCGAGAAACGACGCGGGAATGGACACGTCCATCGATGTGTCCGAAGGGAAACTGATTAACGAGACGACGCTCACGCCGACGCAAACCGCCGCCACCGGTTTAACCACCAGCGACGGAGATTGGAGCTACGAATTCCACGAGAATCACGGCAGGAACATTCAGCTTGAGACGAAGACGGTCGCCAAGCGAGTGGCCAGTTACAATCAGGGCGTAGTGATGTCCAGTCGTCCGCTGATAAAGGGTAAACCGTTCCAAGTTAGAATAGAGAAGCTAAACGAACGTTGGGTATCGAATATCCTTTGTGGCGTTTCTTGCATATCGCCGGAGAAGCAGACCAGCTTCCCGTTAACGGCGCTCGGCTTTAAGAGGCACTCTTGGATCATCTGCAGCGATTGGATATTCCACAACGGCACGAGGGTGAAGACGAAATACGGCGCCGGCTTGGAGAACCTTCAGTTCAACTCTATCGTGGGCTTGCTGATCGACGAGGACAGTCGGTTACACTTGTTCATCAACAACGTGGATCAGGGAGTGGCCGCGACCGATCTACCGCCGTACGTTTTCGCCGTGATCGATCTGTACGGGCAGTGCGAGCAAGTGTCCATTGCGGGAGTCAATGAGGAGCCTTCCTACTCGAATGTCGCAATTGACAATGCCCTCGCGGCTCCTATCGAATGCGCGAGCGTGGAAACGGAGGATGTGGAGAATTCGCGCGAGAAAGCCGACCTGGAGTGTCACGAGAAGGAGAACGCAATGGCGACTACCTCGTCGGATCTCTCGCCGTCTTCGACATCGCCGAGTGTGCCGAGTCAATGCAGCTCGAACGCCAGGGACGGCAACCTCGAGGCCGAGTACTCATCCttcggtaataataatagcgcTAATGTGGCGAAAAATAGCGTAGGCATTAAAGCGACATCGAGTATCGACAGTAACAACTCGGACTCGGGCTCGGAGCTCAGCAACGAGCGAAGTGTATGGACCAAGGCGTACCTGGACAACGTTGTGCTGCCAACGTTGAACAAGCAGCCCGAGAACAATTCGAGCGAGTCGAATCTCGACGCGGAGAATCGCGCCCTATGTACAAACGTAGAGATAAACAACGCGACTAACATTAACATACAGAAAGGCATGGTCGCCAGCGCGAGTAACATGACCAGCTTGAACGCGGCGATCACCGCGGCGAACGCCAACAACGCGATTAACGAAAGCATAGCGTCCAATAGTCAAGTCAATATTGTAAGCAGCACGCAGCAGAACAATTTGTCGGATCTTCCCAACAACGTTTGCGCCGGCTTCCACGAGTCGCGGCCCTACGCGACGAGTCGGGACAACATCCGGGACAATTCCTTCAACGGGAACATACCTCCGAGCCAGAACATGACGGCCAATCAACGGGATGTGCCATACAACGCGTCCTCGGTACCATTTATGCCGTCGTCGTTACCGTCCACTCCACTCGGGTCCaccgtcgtcgcgtcgtccaGGAAGTGTGACTATCTGAAGGTGTGCATGCAGCTGAAGAAATCACTCGTTCTGCCAGACGAGTTTTTCTCCACTGACGAGATACTGTGCTACTGCAGCGTGTGCTACAAAGTGGACGGTGACAATACGATCTGCAAGAAGGGTGAGCCGCCGGCGGAATTCGCGATACCGGTCGGCTGGGCCAGGTTCCCACTGAAGCAGAGCATCAATGCCAATCAGATCCCACAGAGCACGATGGACAAGTGGCACGTTGCGTTTTATGGCATACGTCTGGACGCGATAAG ATTGATCCTGGATAGAGGAGAGCTAATGACCAAAGAGCAACTGGACCTGAGTAACTTGACAGCGGGCACAAAGAGCGAGGATCAGAATCCCCAAGTGTCGTTTTCGCCTAGCATCAAATATGCAGCGTCCGACGAATTCACGAGAAAGTACCC ATATATCGATATGCAGTCGAATAAGAAACTGAACGCATCGACCGCGTTCCAATTGCTAGTGAGACCCGGCTCGTATACGATCAGTCCCGGCGACAAGGACAGTACCGATCTGCATTGCGAGTCCAGCAAGTGGGCCACCAAGGAAGCCGGAGCCACGGTGATCGTCGCTCTGCTCGTTCACCTGGACGGATTTTAA